From Tripterygium wilfordii isolate XIE 37 chromosome 16, ASM1340144v1, whole genome shotgun sequence, one genomic window encodes:
- the LOC119981099 gene encoding long chain acyl-CoA synthetase 4-like — protein sequence MAQKKFIIEVEKGREAKDGRPSMGPVYRSLFAKDGFPPPIPGMESCWDVFRLSVEKYPNNRMLGHREIVNGEAGKYVWQTYKEVYDIVIKIGNSIRACGVDEGAKCGIYGANCAEWIMSMEACNAHGLYCVPLYDTLGADAVEFIICHAEVSIAFVEEKKIPELFKTFPNSTKYLRTIVSFGKVTPDQREEVEKLGLAIYSWDEFLQLGQNKQFDLPEKKKTDICTIMYTSGTTGDPKGVLISNESIVTLVSGVKCVLDTMNEHLTAKDVYLSYLPLAHIFDRVIEEFFISQGASIGFWRGDIKLLLEDIAELKPTIFCAVPRVLDRVYSGLQQKISSGGLLKKTMFNVAYSYKQSNMRKGQKTGEAAPIFDKIVFSKVKQGLGGRVRIILSGAAPLATHIEAFLRVVTCSVVLQGYGLTESCAGTFVSLPHEFSMLGTVGPPVPNVDVCLESVPEMGYDALSDTPRGEICIRGKTVFSGYYKREDLTKEVLIDGWLHTGDIGEWQPDGAMKIIDRKKNIFKLSQGEYVAVENLENICGLVPDIDSIWIYGNSFESFLVAVVNPNKQALERWAEENGVSGDFDSLCENPLAKEYILGELTKVGKEKKLKGFEFVKGVHLDPVPFDMERDLLTPTYKKKRPQLLKYYKDIIDNMYQTVNKPRA from the exons ATGGCGCAGAAGAAGTTTATAATTGAGGTGGAGAAGGGGAGGGAAGCGAAGGACGGTAGACCATCGATGGGGCCAGTGTACCGGAGTTTGTTTGCCAAGGATGGATTTCCCCCTCCGATTCCTGGAATGGAGAGTTGTTGGGATGTTTTCCG CTTGAGTGTTGAGAAATATCCTAACAATCGAATGCTTGGTCATCGTGAGATTGTGAATGGAGAG GCTGGTAAGTATGTGTGGCAAACTTATAAAGAAGTTTATGACATAGTTATTAAAATCGGGAATTCAATCCGTGCTTGTGGTGTTGATGAG GGAGCAAAATGTGGTATTTATGGTGCCAATTGCGCGGAGTGGATTATGAGCATGGAG GCTTGCAATGCCCACGGACTCTATTGCGTTCCTTTATATGACACTTTAG GTGCTGATGCTGTGGAATTTATTATATGCCATGCAGAGGTTTCGATTGCTTTTGTAGAGGAGAAAAAGATTCCTGAG TTGTTCAAGACATTTCCTAACTCAACAAAATACTTGAGAA CTATCGTGAGCTTTGGCAAGGTTACACCTGATCAAAGGGAGGAAGTTGAGAAGCTTGGTCTGGCTATATATTCTTGGGACGAATTCTTACAGCTG GGACAGAATAAACAATTTGATCTGccagagaaaaagaaaactgataTCTGTACAATCATGTACACTAGTGGAACAACTGGTGATCCAAAGGGGGTGTTGATATCAAATGAAAGCATTGTTACTCTTGTATCAGGGGTTAAGTGCGTTCTAGATACCATGAATGAACAT TTGACAGCGAAGGATGTATATCTCTCATATCTTCCTCTTGCTCATATTTTTGATCGTGTGATAGAGGAGTTCTTTATTTCACAGGGTGCCTCGATAGGGTTTTGGCGTGGG GACATAAAGTTGTTGCTAGAAGACATTGCAGAGCTGAAACCAACCATTTTCTGTGCTGTTCCACGTGTATTAGATAGAGTTTATTCAG GTTTGCAACAGAAGATCTCTTCAGGGGGCTtgttgaaaaaaacaatgttcAATGTTGCATACTCTTA CAAACAAAGTAACATGAGGAAGGGGCAAAAAACTGGAGAGGCTGCACCAATCTTTGACAAAATTGTCTTTAGCAAG GTAAAGCAAGGATTGGGAGGAAGGGTACGAATTATTCTGTCAGGGGCAGCACCTCTTGCAACCCATATAGAAGCTTTTCTGAGAGTGGTTACATGTTCTGTGGTTTTGCAAGGATATG GCTTGACAGAAAGCTGTGCGGGGACTTTTGTCTCGCTACCCCATGAATTTTCAATGCTTGGTACAGTGGGCCCTCCTGTACCAAATGTGGATGTATGCCTGGAATCTGTTCCTGAAATGGGATATGATGCCCTTTCAGACACACCTCGTGGAGAGATTTGCATAAGAGGGAAAACTGTATTTTCAGGGTACTACAAGCGCGAAGATCTCACCAAAGAGGTCCTGATTGATGGGTGGCTCCATACAG GGGACATTGGTGAGTGGCAACCAGATGGAGCCATGAAAATTATTGATCGCAAGAAGAACATCTTCAAACTTTCACAAGGAGAATATGTAGCTGTTGAAAATTTGGAGAACATTTGTGGACTTGTCCCTGACATTGATTCG ATATGGATATATGGAAACAGTTTTGAGTCGTTCCTAGTTGCTGTTGTTAACCCTAATAAGCAAGCACTTGAACGTTGGGCTGAAGAGAATGGTGTCAGTGGGGACTTCGACTCCCTCTGTGAAAATCCCCTGGCCAAAGAATACATACTTGGGGAGCTCACAAAagttggaaaagaaaagaag TTGAAAggctttgaatttgtcaaaggtGTCCACCTTGACCCTGTACCATTCGACATGGAGCGCGACCTCCTAACTCCGACATATAAAAAGAAGAGGCCACAGTTGCTCAAATACTATAAG
- the LOC119981100 gene encoding uncharacterized protein LOC119981100, translating to MANQRDRRSLADYNMPTMDALQSSIRPPPITASSFRIKPFIISTIQQSAFCGLPHEEPTTHIAAFLEICDLLKYDGVSEDAVRLRLFPFSVRDKAKSWLRSLPPNSITTWDDLVKKFLSRFCPPATAHIRNEITSFAQYDAEPFYKAWERYKDLLMKCPHLALPTWLQVQSFYNGLKSASKTMIDAAAGGALMGKIETEAYKLLDEMAQMEAYELLNEMAPKRYQWPNERSNLKKGDMLEFDAVSALSAQIATLAKKLDTMSMNAVQSTSASVSCDYCAGRVNTLSVNTYQSQEKKPDLEELIAELTGSVNTLSVNTYQFMNKTDQFMNKTETALQNQAASIRNLELQVGQLANTLIGREREEHFLANLK from the coding sequence ATGGCTAACCAACGCGACCGAAGAAGTCTTGCAGATTATAATATGCCTACCATGGACGCATTACAATCTAGTATCCGTCCTCCACCGATTACTGCGAGTAGCTTTAGAATCAAGCCATTTATCATCTCAACTATCCAGCAGTCAGCATTTTGCGGTTTACCCCATGAAGAGCCGACTACTCACATTGCCGCATTCTTAGAGATATGTGACCTTTTGAAGTATGATGGTGTTTCCGAGGATGCTGTGCGATTGAGATTGTTCCCGTTCTCTGTGAGAGACAAGGCGAAGTCATGGTTGAGATCGCTACCACCGAActccatcactacatgggatGACCTTGTCAAAAAGTTCCTTTCCAGGTTCTGTCCCCCAGCGACAGCACATATCCGAAATGAAATTACGTCGTTTGCTCAATATGATGCGGAACCCTTCTATAAAGCTTGGGAGAGATACAAAGACTTATTGATGAAATGTCCACATCTCGCCTTGCCCACTTGGCTGCAAGTCCAATCATTTTACAATGGGTTGAAAAGTGCTAGCAAGACGATGATTGATGCTGCAGCAGGTGGAGCACTGATGGGAAAGATAGAGACGGAGGCATATAAGTTGCTAGATGAGATGGCCCAGATGGAGGCATATGAGTTGCTCAATGAGATGGCCCCCAAAAGGTATCAGTGGCCGAATGAGCGGTCAAATCTAAAGAAGGGAGACATGCTTGAATTTGATGCCGTTTCAGCTTTATCTGCTCAAATAGCCACCCTTGCGAAGAAGCTTGATACAATGAGCATGAATGCAGTACAAAGCACAAGTGCTAGTGTGAGCTGTGATTATTGTGCTGGAAGGGTAAACACTCTTTCCGTCAACACATACCAGTCCCAAGAGAAAAAGCCTGACTTAGAAGAACTTATAGCAGAACTAACTGGAAGTGTAAACACTCTTTCCGTCAACACGTACCAGTTCATGAACAAGACGGATCAGTTCATGAACAAGACAGAGACTGCCCTTCAGAATCAAGCAGCATCAATCCGAAACTTGGAGTTACAAGTGGGTCAACTTGCAAATACACTGATTGGACGAGAGAGAGAGGAGCACTTCCTAGCCAATCTGAAGTAA
- the LOC119980763 gene encoding non-specific lipid-transfer protein A-like: MNRLVVFLAILALVFGLAEAKKGKGDHTPSCTTVINDLQPCFLYLMGIEKSPDEICCKGVKKLAKYAKKKKARKAICECAKSKAATFGSIDLSRVSKLPKECGGLARDCKLRVVRNNAVERRDDDDE, from the exons ATGAATCGCCTAGTTGTGTTCTTGGCCATTCTTGCACTGGTTTTTGGGTTGGCCGAGGCCAAGAAGGGCAAGGGAGATCATACACCCTCATGCACAACTGTGATCAATGACCTGCAACCCTGTTTTCTTTACTTGATGGGTATTGAAAAATCCCCTGATGAGATTTGCTGCAAAGGAGTCAAGAAGCTAGCCAAATAcgcgaagaagaagaaagctcGCAAGGCTATCTGTGAGTGTGCGAAGTCCAAAGCGGCCACGTTTGGATCGATCGATCTCTCTCGAGTCTCTAAGCTTCCCAAAGAATGTGGG GGTTTAGCTAGGGATTGTAAGTTGCGAGTTGTGAGAAACAATGCTGTGGAGAGacgtgatgatgatgatgaataa
- the LOC119980398 gene encoding non-specific lipid-transfer protein 3-like, whose product MSRLMVVLLAIFVLLVYGYTAAVGDDSDKPLCTTVFGDFGSCDTYLDQYSFPDEDCCKAMGELAYYSNDDQTRAGVCQCIKDETIVEGGIDVFTVFYGVAETCGTSLNLPVITATTNCSEI is encoded by the exons ATGAGTCGCCTAATGGTAGTCTTATTAGCAATATTTGTATTACTGGTTTATGGGTACACTGCCGCCGTAGGAGATGACAGTGACAAACCCTTGTGTACAACCGTGTTCGGTGACTTTGGCTCTTGCGATACCTACTTGGACCAGTATTCATTCCCGGATGAGGATTGCTGCAAAGCGATGGGGGAGCTCGCGTACTACTCCAACGACGACCAAACTCGCGCCGGTGTCTGTCAGTGTATCAAGGATGAAACCATCGTAGAGGGAGGCATCGATGTTTTCACCGTATTTTACGGTGTTGCTGAAACATGTGGAACTTCCCTCAACTTGCCAGTGATTACTGCTACCACCAATTGTTCTGA GATTTGA
- the LOC119980400 gene encoding serine/arginine repetitive matrix protein 2-like, whose product MYNGIGLQTPRGSGTNGYIQGNKFFVRPKTNKVDVNNKGFEVDQGTAGVTRKPNKDILEHDRKRQIQLKLVELEDKLIDQGYTDAEISEKIEEARKTLEATAASEASGGPTAIVVTDQKISNTQTHQIAARKEKQMETLRAALGISLAEPHEPSGETKSDAELEGGYKKNANGGGKHNEKREHTFLDREYSSKKHMVEDPKSGKDDKKKGEGDLKRMKKRGDRSDESRHHKKEGSRRRRHEDDSSGEDSRGEDGGEVLKNMKKKGDKSDEPRHHKKEGSRRRRHEDGSSGEDGSGEDGGGDLKSMKKRGDRFDEPRRRENEGSRRRHEDDSSGEDSSGEDSGGDLKSLKKGGDRFDEPRHRKKEGSRRRRHEDGSSGEDRSGEDGGRDLKSMKKGGDRSDELRHPKKEGSRRRRHEYGSSGEDSSGEDGGGDLKSMKKRGDRYDEPRHREKEGSRRRRHEDGSSGEDRSGEDGGGNWKSMKKKGDRSDEPRLPKKEGSRRRHDDGSSDEEGSEEDGGGGLKSTKKRGDRSDEPRHRKKEGSRRRHEDGSSDEDRRGEDGGGDLKSMKKRGDRSDEPRHPKKEGSRRRHEDGSSDEDRRGEDGGGDLKSMKKRGDRSDEPRHPKKEGSGRRHEDGSSDEDRRGEDGGGDLKSMKKRGDRSDEPRHPKKEGSGRRHEDGSSDEDRRGEDGGGDLKSMKTRGDRSDELRHPKKEGSGRRRHGDGSSDEDRRGEDGGGDLKSMKRRGDRSDELRHPKKEGSGRRRHGDGSSGENGSRDLESLKRRGDRSYEPRHQKKEGIMKRRYEDDSSGEGGSREDGGGDRKSMKRRVGSYDESGPRKKEASRRRRHEDDSSGENSSGEDKRNKKSRRTSRQG is encoded by the exons ATGTACAACGGGATTGGATTACAGACTCCAAGAGGGTCTGGAACTAATGGTTACATCCAGGGCAATAAGTTTTTCGTCAGGCCAAAGACGAACAAGGTGGATGTGAACAACAAGGGGTTTGAGGTGGACCAAGGTACTGCTGGTGTGACCAGGAAACCAAACAAGGACATACTTGAGCATGATCGCAAGCGCCAAATCCAGCTCAAGCTTGTTGAGCTTGAAGACAAGCTTATTGACCAGGGATACACGGATGCAGAGATTTCCGAGAAGATTGAGGAGGCTCGAAAGACTCTTGAAGCAACTGCTGCCTCTGAGGCAAGTGGTGGACCCACTGCCATTGTCGTTACTGATCAGAA GATATCAAATACTCAGACTCATCAAATTGCTGCTAGAAAGGAGAAACAGATGGAGACGCTGAGAGCTGCCCTTGGAATCAGTTTGGCTGAACCTCATGAACCAAGTGGAGAGACAAAGAGTGATGCTGAACTGGAAGGCGGATATAAAAAGAATGCAAATGGTGGTGGTAAGCATAATGAGAAACGTGAACATACCTTTTTGGACAGAGAGTACAGCTCAAAGAAACATATGGTTGAAGATCCAAAATCTGGGAAGGATGATAAGAAAAAGGGAGAAGGAGACCTGAAACGTATGAAGAAAAGAGGAGATAGGTCTGATGAGTCAAGGCACCACAAGAAGGAAGGAAGTAGGAGGAGAAGGCATGAGGATGATTCTTCTGGTGAAGATAGCAGAGGGGAGGATGGTGGTGAAGTCCtgaaaaatatgaagaaaaaaggagatAAGTCTGATGAGCCAAGGCACCACAAGAAGGAAGGAAGTAGGAGAAGGCGGCACGAGGATGGTTCTTCTGGTGAAGATGGTAGTGGGGAGGATGGTGGTGGAGACCTGAAAAGTATGAAGAAAAGAGGAGATAGGTTTGATGAGCCAAGGCGCCGCGAGAACGAAGGAAGTAGGAGAAGGCACGAGGATGATTCTTCTGGGGAAGATAGCAGTGGGGAGGATAGTGGTGGagacttgaaaagtttgaagaaaggaggagatagGTTTGATGAGCCAAGGCACCGCAAGAAGGAAGGAAGTAGGAGAAGAAGGCACGAAGATGGTTCTTCTGGTGAAGATAGGAGTGGGGAGGATGGTGGTAGAGACCTGAAAAGTatgaagaaaggaggagatagGTCTGACGAGCTAAGGCACCCCAAGAAGGAAGGAAGTAGGAGAAGAAGGCACGAGTATGGTTCTTCTGGTGAAGATAGCAGTGGGGAGGATGGTGGTGGAGACTTGAAAAGTATGAAGAAAAGAGGAGATAGGTATGACGAGCCAAGGCACCGCGAAAAGGAAGGAAGTAGGAGAAGGAGGCACGAGGATGGTTCTTCTGGTGAAGATAGGAGTGGGGAGGATGGTGGTGGAAACTGGAAAAGtatgaagaaaaaaggagatAGATCTGATGAGCCAAGGCTCCCCAAGAAGGAAGGAAGTAGGAGAAGGCATGATGATGGTTCTTCTGATGAAGAAGGCAGTGAGGAGGATGGTGGTGGAGGCCTGAAAAGTACGAAGAAAAGAGGAGATAGGTCTGACGAGCCAAGGCACCGCAAGAAGGAAGGAAGTAGGAGAAGGCACGAGGATGGTTCTTCTGATGAAGATAGGCGTGGGGAGGATGGTGGTGGAGACCTGAAAAGTATGAAGAAAAGAGGAGATAGGTCTGACGAGCCAAGGCACCCCAAGAAGGAAGGAAGTAGGAGAAGGCACGAGGATGGTTCTTCTGATGAAGATAGGCGTGGGGAGGATGGTGGTGGAGACCTGAAAAGTATGAAGAAAAGAGGAGATAGGTCTGACGAGCCAAGGCACCCCAAGAAGGAAGGAAGTGGGAGAAGGCACGAGGATGGTTCTTCTGATGAAGATAGGCGTGGGGAGGATGGTGGTGGAGACCTGAAAAGTATGAAGAAAAGAGGAGATAGGTCTGACGAGCCAAGGCACCCCAAGAAGGAAGGAAGTGGGAGAAGGCACGAGGATGGTTCTTCTGATGAAGATAGGCGTGGGGAGGATGGTGGTGGAGACCTGAAAAGTATGAAGACAAGAGGAGATAGGTCTGACGAGCTAAGGCACCCCAAGAAGGAAGGAAGTGGGAGAAGAAGGCATGGGGATGGTTCTTCTGATGAAGATAGGCGTGGGGAGGATGGTGGTGGAGACCTGAAAAGTATGAAGAGAAGAGGAGATAGGTCTGATGAGCTAAGGCACCCCAAGAAGGAAGGAAGTGGGAGAAGAAGGCATGGGGATGGTTCTTCTGGTGAGAATGGCAGTAGAGACCTGGAAAGTTTGAAGAGAAGAGGAGATAGGTCTTATGAGCCTAGGCACCAAAAGAAGGAAGGAATTATGAAAAGAAGGTATGAGGATGATTCTTCTGGTGAGGGCGGCAGCAGGGAGGATGGTGGTGGAGACCGGAAAAGTATGAAGAGAAGAGTAGGTAGTTATGATGAGTCGGGCCCCCGCAAGAAGGAAGCAagtaggagaagaaggcatGAGGATGATTCTTCTGGAGAAAATAGCAGTGGGGAGGATAAGCGGAACAAGAAAAGCAGACGAACTTCTAGGCAAGGCTAA
- the LOC119980402 gene encoding uncharacterized protein LOC119980402 — translation MGGAQALKRIPRIKFPPRRSNLSGSATKNEEAYAAGNPDLTFFSNSKVSKSVGGKASLQPKRTPVSNEEIEAILLGGCF, via the exons ATGGGAGGAGCACAAGCGCTAAAGAGAATCCCGCGCATCAAATTCCCCCCGAGACGCTCAAACCTATCTG GTTCTGCGACCAAGAATGAAGAAGCATACGCTGCAGGAAATCCTGATTTAACTTTCTTCTCAAATTCAAAGGTTTCAAAATCTGTGGGAGGGAAAGCTTCACTTCAGCCAAAGCGAACCCCAGTATCTAATGAGGAGATTGAGGCTATTTTG TTGGGTGGCTGCTTCTAA
- the LOC119980401 gene encoding loganic acid O-methyltransferase-like — protein sequence MVREMTTTPTSMNGGDGEYSYTRNSSSQGVAFELVKSLINEGIATKLDLIQLISPSSPKMLRIADLGCSVGPNTFISVQEITNYLKLKCLEQDHDVEFQVFFNDQFSNDFNTLFKNLPSDRQYFAAGVPGSFHDRLFPKNFLHFMHCSYSLHWLSSAPKELVDQDSPAYNKGRIYYAAAPTAVVQAYSNQFAKDITSFLNARSQEVVPGGLMTLVIPGVPDGVPHSQCGFVATHALIEACLIDIHHQGLISEAKIDSFNMPIYSPTAPEMKALIEKNGCFSIEKMESIIYGEEVVKLLYIDEQMLSSQLRAVWEGIISEHFGNDIVDELFDQYAKRFAEAFVGSKPRNDGEWF from the exons ATGGTTAGGGAGATGACAACTACACCAACTTCAATGAATGGGGGAGATGGAGAGTATAGCTACACCCGCAATTCCTCTTCACAG GGAGTAGCCTTTGAGCTTGTGAAGTCATTGATCAATGAAGGAATTGCTACAAAGCTTGATCTTATTCAACTCATATCGCCTTCGTccccaaaaatgttaaggattgCTGATTTGGGATGCTCTGTTGGGCCTAACACATTCATATCAGTGCAAGAAATAACAAATTATCTGAAACTAAAATGCCTAGAACAAGATCATGATGTTGAATTCCAAGTGTTTTTCAATGACCAATTCTCGAACGATTTCAACACACTCTTTAAGAATCTTCCATCTGATAGGCAGTATTTTGCAGCTGGTGTGCCGGGGTCTTTTCATGATCGTTTGTTCCCTAAGAATTTTCTTCATTTCATGCACTGCTCATATTCACTGCATTGGCTCTCAAGTGCACCTAAAGAGTTGGTGGATCAAGACTCCCCTGCATATAATAAAGGGAGGATCTATTATGCAGCTGCCCCCACAGCAGTTGTTCAGGCCTACTCAAATCAATTTGCAAAGGACATTACTTCTTTTCTGAATGCAAGATCACAAGAGGTTGTCCCTGGAGGGCTTATGACACTTGTGATACCAGGTGTTCCAGATGGTGTCCCTCATTCACAGTGCGGTTTTGTTGCAACTCATGCTTTAATTGAAGCCTGTCTCATAGACATCCACCATCAG GGACTAATCAGTGAAGCTAAGATTGACTCCTTCAATATGCCCATATACAGCCCAACTGCACCAGAGATGAAGGCTTTGATAGAGAAAAATGGTTGTTTTAGCATCGAAAAGATGGAATCAATAATCTATGGTGAGGAAGTagtaaaattattatatatagatgAACAAATGTTAAGTTCACAACTAAGAGCTGTTTGGGAGGGAATTATCAGTGAGCACTTTGGAAACGATATTGTTGACGAACTTTTTGATCAGTATGCCAAGAGATTTGCAGAGGCTTTCGTGGGTTCCAAGCCAAGAAACGATGGGGAATGGTTCTGA